A genomic stretch from Juglans microcarpa x Juglans regia isolate MS1-56 chromosome 3S, Jm3101_v1.0, whole genome shotgun sequence includes:
- the LOC121258514 gene encoding histone-lysine N-methyltransferase ASHR1 isoform X1, with the protein MEELQSALKERDLIVSTLPEKGRCFLTTRDFYPGEVIISQEPYVCVPNKSSGDRRCDGCFTSSNLRKCSACHVVWYCGSTCQKLDWKLHRLECQALSRLDMDKRKSVTPSIRLMLKLYLRRKLESEKVIPTTATNNYNLVEALVSHISDIDEKQLVLYAQMANLVNLILQWPEINMKQIAENFSKFACNAHTICDGELRPLGTGLYPVISIINHSCLPNSVLVFEGRLAVVRAVQHIPQGAEVLISYIETAGSTMTRQKALTEQYLFTCTCPRCIKAGESDDIQESAILEGYRCKDDQCNGFLLRSSDGKEFICQHCGVVRDKEEIRKIASEVKSMLDTVLMSSSAGNHQETFCMYQKIETLQRKLCHPFSISLMQTREKLLKILMEQQDWREALAYCRLTIPVYQSTSYFYLDLPGETYLSSSGVYPGFHPLLGLQYYTCGKLEWFLGNTDSAIESLTRAVDILKITHGTKTPFIKDLLLKLEEARAEASYKLSSKDE; encoded by the exons ATGGAGGAGTTGCAGAGTGCGCTTAAAGAACGGGATCTAATCGTTTCTACTCTCCCAGAGAAAGGGCGGTGCTTTTTAACAACCAGAGATTTCTATccag GGGAAGTAATTATAAGCCAAGAGCCTTACGTCTGCGTTCCAAACAAGTCCTCAGGTGACCGGAGATGTGATGGATGCTTCACATCAAGTAACCTTAGGAAGTGCTCAGCTTGTCATGTTGTATGGTACTGTGGTAGCACATGCCAG AAGTTGGACTGGAAGTTGCATCGTCTTGAATGCCAAGCTCTGTCAAGGCTTGACATGGACAAAAGAAAATCTGTCACGCCTTCCATACGTCTGATGCTGAAACTCTACCTTCGGAGAAAACTGGAAAGTGAGAAG GTTATCCCTACTACTGCTACAAACAATTACAACTTGGTGGAGGCACTGGTGTCTC ACATTTCTGACATTGATGAGAAGCAGTTGGTGCTGTATGCTCAGATGGCTAACCTTGTCAACTTGATACTTCAGTGGCCTGAGATCAACATGAAGCAGATAGCTGAAAACTTTTCCAAG TTTGCATGCAATGCACATACAATTTGTGATGGTGAACTAAGACCCTTGGGGACCGGATTGTACCCTGTCATTTCCATTATTAACCATAG CTGCTTGCCCAATTCTGTTTTAGTGTTTGAAGGAAGGTTGGCTGTTGTACGTGCTGTACAACATATACCCCAAGGAGCTGAG GTGTTGATTAGTTACATTGAAACTGCTGGAAGCACAATGACTCGTCAGAAGGCTTTGACAGAACAGTACCTTTTTACCTGTACATGTCCCCGCTGCATAAAAGCG GGTGAGTCTGATGATATCCAGGAAAGTGCAATTCTAGAAGGTTATCGGTGCAAGGATGATCAATGCAATGGTTTCCTGCTCCGCAGTTCTG ATGGAAAAGAATTTATATGCCAACATTGTGGAGTTGTTAGGGACAAGGAAGAGATAAGAAAGATTGCAAGTGAAGTAAAATCAATGTTAGACACAGTTCTTATGTCTTCATCGGCTGGCA ATCATCAGGAGACTTTTTGTATGTATCAGAAGATTGAGACTCTCCAAAGGAAATTGTGCCATCCTTTCTCAATCAGTTTGATGCAAACTCGTGAAAAGCTTTTAAAG attttgatgGAGCAGCAAGATTGGAGAGAAGCTCTGGCATACTGCAGATTGACCATTCCAGTGTATCAAAGTACATCATATTTCTATTTGGATTTGCCAGGGGAGACATATTTAAGCTCTTCTG GAGTTTACCCGGGATTTCATCCCTTGCTTGGACTGCAATATTATACCTGTGGGAAGCTTGAATG GTTTCTGGGCAACACGGACAGTGCGATAGAATCACTGACGAGGGCAGTGGATATCCTGAAAATTACTCATGGGACAAAGACGCCTTTCATCAAGGACCTCTTGTTGAAGTTGGAGGAAGCGCGTGCTGAGGCTTCTTACAAGCTTTCATCTAAAGATGAGTAA
- the LOC121258514 gene encoding histone-lysine N-methyltransferase ASHR1 isoform X2 — translation MEELQSALKERDLIVSTLPEKGRCFLTTRDFYPGEVIISQEPYVCVPNKSSGDRRCDGCFTSSNLRKCSACHVVWYCGSTCQKLDWKLHRLECQALSRLDMDKRKSVTPSIRLMLKLYLRRKLESEKVIPTTATNNYNLVEALVSHISDIDEKQLVLYAQMANLVNLILQWPEINMKQIAENFSKFACNAHTICDGELRPLGTGLYPVISIINHSCLPNSVLVFEGRLAVVRAVQHIPQGAEVLISYIETAGSTMTRQKALTEQYLFTCTCPRCIKAGESDDIQESAILEGYRCKDDQCNGFLLRSSDGKEFICQHCGVVRDKEEIRKIASEVKSMLDTVLMSSSAGNHQETFCMYQKIETLQRKLCHPFSISLMQTREKLLKILMEQQDWREALAYCRLTIPVYQRVYPGFHPLLGLQYYTCGKLEWFLGNTDSAIESLTRAVDILKITHGTKTPFIKDLLLKLEEARAEASYKLSSKDE, via the exons ATGGAGGAGTTGCAGAGTGCGCTTAAAGAACGGGATCTAATCGTTTCTACTCTCCCAGAGAAAGGGCGGTGCTTTTTAACAACCAGAGATTTCTATccag GGGAAGTAATTATAAGCCAAGAGCCTTACGTCTGCGTTCCAAACAAGTCCTCAGGTGACCGGAGATGTGATGGATGCTTCACATCAAGTAACCTTAGGAAGTGCTCAGCTTGTCATGTTGTATGGTACTGTGGTAGCACATGCCAG AAGTTGGACTGGAAGTTGCATCGTCTTGAATGCCAAGCTCTGTCAAGGCTTGACATGGACAAAAGAAAATCTGTCACGCCTTCCATACGTCTGATGCTGAAACTCTACCTTCGGAGAAAACTGGAAAGTGAGAAG GTTATCCCTACTACTGCTACAAACAATTACAACTTGGTGGAGGCACTGGTGTCTC ACATTTCTGACATTGATGAGAAGCAGTTGGTGCTGTATGCTCAGATGGCTAACCTTGTCAACTTGATACTTCAGTGGCCTGAGATCAACATGAAGCAGATAGCTGAAAACTTTTCCAAG TTTGCATGCAATGCACATACAATTTGTGATGGTGAACTAAGACCCTTGGGGACCGGATTGTACCCTGTCATTTCCATTATTAACCATAG CTGCTTGCCCAATTCTGTTTTAGTGTTTGAAGGAAGGTTGGCTGTTGTACGTGCTGTACAACATATACCCCAAGGAGCTGAG GTGTTGATTAGTTACATTGAAACTGCTGGAAGCACAATGACTCGTCAGAAGGCTTTGACAGAACAGTACCTTTTTACCTGTACATGTCCCCGCTGCATAAAAGCG GGTGAGTCTGATGATATCCAGGAAAGTGCAATTCTAGAAGGTTATCGGTGCAAGGATGATCAATGCAATGGTTTCCTGCTCCGCAGTTCTG ATGGAAAAGAATTTATATGCCAACATTGTGGAGTTGTTAGGGACAAGGAAGAGATAAGAAAGATTGCAAGTGAAGTAAAATCAATGTTAGACACAGTTCTTATGTCTTCATCGGCTGGCA ATCATCAGGAGACTTTTTGTATGTATCAGAAGATTGAGACTCTCCAAAGGAAATTGTGCCATCCTTTCTCAATCAGTTTGATGCAAACTCGTGAAAAGCTTTTAAAG attttgatgGAGCAGCAAGATTGGAGAGAAGCTCTGGCATACTGCAGATTGACCATTCCAGTGTATCAAA GAGTTTACCCGGGATTTCATCCCTTGCTTGGACTGCAATATTATACCTGTGGGAAGCTTGAATG GTTTCTGGGCAACACGGACAGTGCGATAGAATCACTGACGAGGGCAGTGGATATCCTGAAAATTACTCATGGGACAAAGACGCCTTTCATCAAGGACCTCTTGTTGAAGTTGGAGGAAGCGCGTGCTGAGGCTTCTTACAAGCTTTCATCTAAAGATGAGTAA